In Setaria viridis chromosome 5, Setaria_viridis_v4.0, whole genome shotgun sequence, the genomic stretch ATTGGAACTTCTACCGGTAAGAACTTGCAATTTGATGGTTGCGCACACAGTCTCATCCTtgaaaaacaacacatcaaggGTCTGAACCAGTACATGAAAATTTTTCAGGTTGGAGAATGAGCATCTGAACAATGCGGGCAAGTTTCGGGCGGTAAAGACGGTTCCACTGCCTTTTCACGAAGTGGACGAGGACTAACGTACTACTGACCATGGCTAGATCGAACAATTGTTTCTTCACCATTCTGCTGAATTTTTTTCGTAGTGAAGAACTCGAGAGGTGGAGAATTGTTGGGAACCTTAGCTGTTTATGCTCGTAGTAGTTCCTTCAGGATGCTGAAAAATCATTTGTTCGTTCCTAGTAGATGCGTCAATGTGTAAATAAGAAAGGCATCGCGTTTCGCAGTGTTTTGTCTGACCAAATGTGAGCCTTTTATTCCAAGATAAACGAAAAAATGGGTACAAAAGCATGTCAAAATTATCACAAGCCACAATCCAATGGTTCCTATGACAGATCCCGCGGGTAATCTCACCGGTCTATGATGGTACAACAAGAACAGCAACAGCGGAAATAATTAAATCATGATCTGGTACActgatatatgtatatatggATCTctctcttggatttaccacgcTAGCGATAGCAAAAGCGCAGCCATGGCGGTCTGCAGGACGGCGACGCCCCagtgctggtgctgccggcTGCTCGCGTTctgcaggaagaagaagcaaaagCATTAGTGATTATCAATTGATTTTCTTTTCCGTGCTAGTTCCTACTATAAATAGGGAAGAGAATCTTGTGTTTTAGCGTCGTGATCCGTGCATTACCACGTCGAACGCCGACGGCGCGGGGCCGGACACGTCCTCGAGATCAgcgggcgacggcgcggcgggcgccggcgggctcAGCGGCTGCGGCGCCTCCGCGGGGGCCTCCTTCTTGCCgtgctgcttcctcctcctcttgtgcttgttcttgCCCTTGGACGGCGcctcggccggcggcagcgTTGCGGGCGCCTCGGCCACGGGCGCGGGCGTCGCGGGGGGCAGCGTCGCGGGAGCCTCGGCCGGGGGCGTGGCCGTcggcggaggcgccgcggcgggcgggagcaccgcgggcggcgtggccggcggcggcgtggagggagGTGGCGTCACGACAGGGGGAGGCGTCACCGGCGGGGGCTTGGCCGGCGCgaccgcgggcgcggccggcggcggctttgACGGCGGGACcggggtggcggccggcgcgggggtcGCTGGGGTCGGCGGCGGGTTGGCTGGCGCCGCGGGGGTGGCCGTGGGCGCGGGCGCTGCCGGTGTCGTCGGTGCAGCAGGTGTCGTCGGCGCAGCAGGAGTCGTCGGCGCTGCCGGTGTCGTCGGTGCAGCTGGTGTCGTCGGTGCAGCAGGTGTCGTGGGCGCAGCCGGTGTCGTCGGTGCAGCAGGTGTCGTCGGCGTCGCAGGGGTCGTCGGTGCGGCTGGTGTCGTTGGCGCTGCCGGTGTCGTGGGCGCAGCCGGGGTCGTGGGTGCAGCAGGCGTCGTTGGCGACtgcgccacggcggcgccgaggtggagcgcgaggacggcggcgagcacggcgatGCGGCGCCATtgccggagcagcggcggcgcggccatgcTGTTGGCGCGGTGCGGATGCCGAGCTAGCTCGCTGACGGGAATGCGGTCGATGGATCTCGCGCCGACCGATGAAGCAGGTAGCCGGCGATGGAGGGGAGTATATAGCGTgtccgtgcgcgcgcgcgcgcgcgcgggcgggtGCGGTTGGGAAGGACGTATACTAGCTTGGGAGTGAAGGGAGTCGGGTGGCCGGGTGGGCGTGCAGCGCGACGCCGACGCGAAAGGCGACGCGACAACGGCCTCCGGCCCCGCTCGCAGACCGGTGTGCACGCTAACTTGCATGCCTTatttcttcttgttgtttacaAATAATTTAACCAAACCCATTAATTTAGATGACCAAAATCAAGTACTTGAGCAAAAAGAAATGCGTCTTCTTGCTACTAAGAGCTTTTACATGTGTACATGAGCAAGGTAGCTTGTGCAGCGAGAGAACAAGGACACCAAACACCTTTTTTGCTGTCTCGGTGGCCTTTTCAAAATCTTTGCTTCAGAACATGTGATGGTGCAAGGATACGTGGTGGGTGCATGTAGCCGTATGTGTGTATTCCTACTACGCGGTACTGTGCACACTGTGGTCAAGATCGGAAAGCAATGATTCGGACGTCTTGCGAATCACAGTATGGGTTGGTCATTATCTGCCCATACAAGTACAGCGTTCATATGAAATGACTTAATTTCCGCTAGATCAAAAGATAAAACCAATACAGGTGCTCGCATTTTCCGATTTAACCAGCGTTATTTTTTCAGATGCGCCCCTCGATTCCCATTTCTGGCCGATGACGACGAATTGACGATGACAACAAGGATCGTGGTTGCTGTAGCGGAACGATCTCCAGGAAGGGGACAGTGACAAGCGACCAGCACGATCAGGTCTCAGCTGGTTCACCCCCGCATCCCTTCCAGCTAGTCGATCAAGTCGCTTGCATTTCACGATCAAGTCAGCTTGCATTTCCAAACGGCCGAATTTTAACTTGTGGCGGGCGTTACACATCTATGTACATTTCCAGCTCATGTCACCAACGCAAcgcaagctagctagctagctcgccGTGTTGTTAGGTCTCTTTGCGGTTTGGTGGACGTGTGTAAGGTGACACGTCGCTGCACGCTCTGCTCGATCGCTTGCTCCCCACGGGAGCGTTGCCCAGCACGCACACAAAAGGGAGAGCGCATTCCCCTTTTACGGGCTGCCAGCGTTGCGTCCGAGAATTCGTGTCCTCTCATCTCGGTGACCAGGATGTATAAGAGGGCGCCGGACCATCAGGTCGTGCGTCGACCGGTCGGAATTACTGGGTAGCTCGCCAGTCATGTTCCTCGGCTCCTGCTGCTCGCTTCCTCTTCTCTTCCTAGTGCCTGGCTGGCAGTACTCCAGAGAGTTCTGGAACCTTTTAGGAAGAGTGCTAGTTTGATTTTCCTGGTTCCTTTTTGAATGGCTCTCGCTTCGCTCCACTCCCCGTTGAGCTCCGCCCCCGGTCCCCACGACCACCCCTCACCGGCGGCCACCCCGGCACCGGTGACTACCAGCCCCACATTGGGAGGATCCCCCTCCCCGTCCCGAAGGCTTTCCCCCTGCGCGGAACCCTTCTTCCCCGGGGGGACTTCCGGCGGTCGGGGCAAGCAGGTCCGATGGCGGGATGAGTCCGGATCTGACTCGTCCTCCTACGGAGGCTCCCCGCGGCCGTCCTACCGCGACATCCTCCTATCcagcccgccccccccccccacctgtCAAGGCTCCTCCCCCATCCCACCCCACCTCGCCTCCCCCGCGCCTCCTTCCCCCGGTAGGGGACGTCGCCCCGGGGCCGCGaggtgccggccgccgcccccttggGCGCCGCGGCCAGACCTCTGTGGCCCCTGGGCCCCCTCCACGAGGCCGTGCCCCCCCGGCTGTTCGATCTGCGGCCGCTCCTCTGCCCCCTCCCGATGCTGCGGCGGATGAGGGTTGGACTACAGCGGAGAGTCGCCGCACCCGGTCCAGGAGGCGTCGGCGTCAACGCCGTGCGCAGCGCCAGTTCTTGGAGGCCCTCAATCCCCGACCTGCGGCGAAGGGCATCCCGCCGGAGCTTAATGGTCGATGCCTCAACTGCCTTTCCTTCAGTCACCTCATTGCCCAATGTCGTCGCCCCATCCGCTGCTTCCGGTGTCACGGGTTCTGGCACCTCGCCCGCGACTGCAAGCGACCGCGCAGTCCGgccagctccgcctcctccggcgtTGGGGACGAGCGCCGCTTCGTGCGTGCCCGGCGGGATTCCCCTCCGACGCCTCGCGGGCGCGACGCCGGCGGGCGCACTCCCTCACCGCCTCTCCTTGGAGCTCGCTCGGCGGACGCCCCGGCCCCCCGGGCGGTTGCGGGGGGTGGCAATGCTACCTCCCACCCGCGTGGCTCCCTGACCACATCATCGCTGCAGCTGAACCCGCCGCGGCCCCCGCTTCACGAAGGGCCGTCGGGTTCTGGTCCCCCCTCAGAAGACGACATCGGCAACGAGCTCTTCTTCGACGACTTCCCTCCCGATCACCCTGATTGCCGCCCCGGGGAAGTCACCTGCTTCCTATCCAGAGATGCTGCTATggatgcggaggaggagcgaCTGCGGTTTTCTCTTCTGGCGGCGGCTCCTGGGGCCCCGGCGGATTTGCCGATCGAGGGCTTTCGCCGCGCGATTGCTGAATTGCCGGTGGCTGGGTCCGACAACTTCTCGGTGCGCCAATTCTGGCCTGAGAGTTTCCTGGTCTCCTTCACGTCGCAGCGCGCCAGGGACGCGGCTATGGATGCGCGGTTCGTGCAGGTTGGCGATCTCCGTTTCTCCCTCCGCCCCTGGACACGGTTGGTCCGGGCGAACGCCGGCTCTTGCCTCTTTCGTGTGTCTCTGGAGCTGGATGGCATCCCTGCGCACGCTTGGTGCGCCCGCACAGCTAGGAAAATCCTTGCTCCTGGTTGCTGGGTGGAGCAGGTGGCGTCTGCTCCCGGTGAAGGGCTGAACCTGCGGACGATGAAGGTGCAGGGATGGACTGACGACCCGGCCCGTATCCCGAAGCGCTGTAGGCTCTGGATTGCAGAGCATGAACAGCAAGTCTCTTACGACGACCCGATGATGCAGAGTATTTGGGGGAACCTTCCGCCTTACCTAAGGCTGAAGAAAGGACTTTTTTACGACGTCGTCATCCGGCTTCGCCATGTTGCGGATTTCCGCTCGCGCTCGCCGACTCCATCCCCTTCACCTCCGTCCAGCGATGGGGGGTCTGATCGTGATGGCGACCCCGACCGTTTCGCCACTGGTGGGGGCGGAGTCGGACCGCGGCTGCACGGCTTCCCCACGCGGCAAGGTTTCGAGGACGGCTCCTTCTTCGGTGGGGATGATGTCGCTGCTTCGGGCTCTGGCACCAGGCGTGTCtcttcggcgccgccgccgtcccggacGCTGCGGCGGCCTGAAGCCCCTGTGACGGCgagcccggcggcggcctctCCTCGACCTCAGCCACTCGTACGTCTTCTTGGCGGGTTGGACCCCGGTGTGAGCGCGTCTGGCCTCCCCGTGATCACCCTCGCTGCCTCGGCTTTGCCCCGCCCGGTTCGTTGCAAGTCGCCGCCACGCCCGGCCGCTGTGGCACCGCAGGGTGGTGAGCATCGGGGGCCAGGTCGCCTTGGGAGGCGCCCTCCGGCGGACCTCACACCCGACTTGTTCCCGGCCACCTCGTCTTCTTTGCCCCCGCCTCGTGATGATCCAATGCTGCTCGAAAATACCATTGTATCTCTGTTGCCGAGGGACCAGTCGCCTGTATTGGATGGGTTTGGAGTTCTGCAGGCCTGGGAGCATCCGACCCCTCCCTGCACGTATTCCAGACGTCCCCGTCGCTCACCGGAGTTGCTGGTGGACCCCTCTCTGTCTGAGCTGGTGCCGCCGACGCAGGCGACGTCTACGCCTCCGGAACCTCAGTTGGAGTCACCACCATCCCCCTCTTCCTCCGTGGTGGCGCGGGAGCGAACTGAGGCCTTCCTCCACAGTGTTCGACTGCCCCTGGATCCCCCGCTGGCGGAACGCCCCCTGATCCATGCGGCGCCGCTCATCACTAAAGAGACGCCCCGCCGTAGCAACCGGCTCGCCACCAAACCCCTCAATGCTGCAGTTCGCCCTTCCCGCAAGGGAGAGATCCTCGCCATGAAGAAATTGGGTGTTCTGTCCCTGGATGCTGACGACAACTGCGCCACTCCCCGCAATTTTGACAAGTTTCTGTCGTCCTCTGTGCAGCCCCAGCATTTTGCTGCGCTCCGCGACATCCTTCCAATGGCTAACGGTCTCACTGACGCCCAGCTTAGGCACCTGGTGAGCCAATCTGAGGTGATCAGCGTCTAACGCTGCTGTTGTACCCTGCTGACTGGGGCTACGTTTTCTAATGGAAGTTGCAAATATAAATATGCTGGTGTGGAATGTCCGCGGCCTGAACGCTCGTTCCCGTCGCGATGCTCTACGCTCTGTGGTGTCCGATTCGAGGGCGTCTATCGTTTGTATTCAGGAGACTAAAATGAGTGTTATCTCACCTTTCACTGTTGCTGGCATGCTGGGCGGCTCCTTCTCGTGGTTCGACTATCTACCGGCCAAAGGAACCAGAGGGGGCATCCTGATAGCCTGCAAAAGCCCAGATGTTTCTTGTGTGCGTTTGCATGGGGGACGCCACTCCTTAACCATTTCAGCTCTAATACAAGGCCATGACATGCCTTGGACACTGACTAACGTCTACGGACCTCAGCCAGACAGTGACAAAGTTGAATTCCTCGAGGAACTGCGCTTAGTTCACTCTCTGGCCTCGTCTAGGTGGCTTGTTGTGGGGGACTTCAACCTCATCTTGCGAGCATCGGAGAAAAGCACCTCCAACATTAATCGTCGCAATATCGGTCGCTTCCGGCGCTTCGTGGATGATGTCAACTTGAAGGAGATCTACCTCCAGGGCAGAAGATATACATGGAGTAATGAGCGACAAACTCCGGTTATGGCACAGCTTGATCGTGTTCTTGTGTCTGTGGATTGGGAAGTTTGCTATTGCTTTGCAATGCTCCAGGCTCTTTCGACGGACATCTCTGATCATTGCCCACTTTTACTGGCGTCCAACGCCAGCTATCTCCCCAAGCGTCGCTTTCACTTTGAACCATGGTGGGTTCGGATGCCGGGATTCCTTGAAGCGGTCCAGGGGGCCTGGGGTGGGCCGACGGCCACGAACGACCCGTTCATCTCCCTTGACCAGAAGCTTAAGCGGACCTCCAAGGCGCTGCAGCAGTGGAGTAGTAGGAAAGTGGGCGATGTCAAAGTGCAGCTCATGATAGCCAGAGCTCTAATCCTGTGGCTGGACCGGGCGCAGGAGGTCAGACCCCTATCACTAGAAGAAGCTCATTTGAGGAGTCAGCTCAAATGCAAAGTCCTTGGCCTCTCTTCCCTCGAGCGCACCATTGCACGCCAACGGTCCAGGCTTCTCTTCCTAAAAGAGGGTGACGCCAACACTAAATTATTCTACTTACATGCCAGTCACCGCACGAGGAAGAAACATATAGCTAGACTTGAGCACAACGGTGTCACTGCTATCACACATGATGAAAAGGAGCTACTCCTATTCAATTATTTCATGATGATCCTTGGAACACCTTCGTCCAGAACTGAGGCCATTGACCTTGCTTCGCTAGGAGTACTGCCTCTGGACCTTGATCCCCTGGAAGCTCCATTCCCTGAACAGGAGATATGGAGAACCATCGTCCAGTTACCTAAAGAGCGTGCCCCCGGGCCGGATGGCTTCACCGCAGAGTTCTATAGAGCGGCTTGGCCGGTGATCAAACGCGACGTCCTTGCATGCTTTGACGCGCTCTACCATGGGGCTTGTATCCAGTTTGGCCGGTTGAACAGCTCGCTAATCACACTTATACCGAAAAAACAGGATGCCACCTCACCTGCTGACTACAGGCCTATCAGCCTGGTGCATAGCTTTGCGAAGTTAGTGACGAAGTTGCTTGCTAACCGTCTTAGCAAGGAGCTCCATAATCTGGTGGATGTTAATCAGAGCGCTTTTGTCAAGGGAAGATCCATCCATGATAATTTCAAGTTTGTTGAGCTTGCTGCGAAGACTCTACACAGAAAAAGAAAGCCAAGTCTGCTAATCAAGCTCGATATCTCTAAAGCTTTTGACACGGTGTGCTGGCCATTCCTTCTGCAGGTCCTCCAAGCGTGGGGCTTTGGGGCTAAATGGAGGGACTGGATTTCTGTCCTGCTGTCTTCGGCCACCACCAGAGTGCTGCTCAACGGCTCCCCCGGTCGACTAATTGATAATGCTAGAGGGTTGAGACAAGGCGACCCCCTTTCGCCGATGCTTTTCATACTTGTCATGGAGGTTCTGCACCGGCTACTCAGGAGGGCAGCTGAGCTGGGTGTCCTCGCCCCTCCAGCAGACAACACCATCTGTCATCAGTGCTCGTTGTATGCTGATGATGTGATCATTTTCGCAAGGCCTGTGGCTCAGGATGCTATTGCCATCAGAGGGATTCTGGATTTTTTTGGTAATGCTTCTGGACTCCGTACAAACCTGCAGAAGTGCTCCATTGCCCCAATTGCATGCAGTGACCAGCAAGTAGAGAGAATCCGAGGCATCTTTCCAGCTCAAGTGGTGGGTTTTCCTATACAATACCTTGGTATGCCACTGTCAGTGCGGAGCCTTAGGAAGAATCAGTTCCAGCCTTTGATTGATAAGGTGGCCAGCAAGATTCCGAACTGGAAGGCACAGCTTATGAACAAGGCGGGGAGAATGACTGTGGTCCAATCGGTTCTGACGGCCACCTGCACCTATAATCTTATTTCTCTTGACATTCCAGCTTGGGTCTTCCAGGAAATTGACAAACTCCGAAAAGGATTCTTGTGGGCTGGTAAGCCGACTGCCAATGGAGGGCAATGCCTTGTGACCTGGCCAATTGCCTGCCGACCTAAAACAGTGGGGGGCCTAGGTATCCAAGACCTTCGTCGGGCTTCGGTGGCTCTGAGATTGCGCTGGTTGTGGTTCAAGAGGACCGACGACCGGCGGCCTTGGAAATGCTTGGCCAACACACTGGAAAAGAGCAGCACTTTGAAAAAAGCCTTCCAGATTTCCACCCGGGTGCAACTGGGCAGTGGGAACACCGCACTTTTCTGGGAAGATCAATGGCTGGACTCTCTATCTCCTTGCATTCTTGCTCCTGATCTGTGCCTAATGGTCAAGCCTCATGTCAGAAGAACAAGAACAGTGGGGTCAGCTCTCATGGAGAAAAGTTGGATCCGGGACATCGTCGGGACACTAACAGTGTCTGCAATTTCACAATATGTTCAGCTATGGCATGCTGTATCCAACGTCCAGCTCCAGGAAGGAGTTGCATATAGGATTGTGTGGCGTTGGGAGAAGTCAGGCTCATACTCGGCAAAATCAGCGTACAATTTCTTCTTCGTGGGGTCTGTTCAATCTCCGGCCTTCCGATGCATCTGGCGAGCGTGGGCTCCCCTCCGAGTTAAACTCTTCATGTGGATTGCTATAAGGCAGCGGCTCTGGACCTCGGCTCGTCGTAAGAAGCATGGGCTACAAAACTGGGACGACTGCTGTTTATGCTGCCAGGAGCCTGAGACCTCAGATCACCTGCTTGCAACCTGCAGTTACACGCAGCAGGTATGGCACGTAGTTGACCAACTGACCGGAAATGCCTCATCCTTGCCAGCTGCCGGGTCTTCACTATTGGACTGGTGGTTACTCCGGAGACGAGGATTTCATGGTGATAGGAAGCGAGGATTCGACTCCACTTTCACCTTAGTCTCCTGGCTCATTTGGAAAGAGCGCAACAGTCGGGTCTTCGCCGGAAACACTCAACGGACACCGCAGCAGCTAGCAGATGCAGTcgcggcggaagcggcggccTAGTTCATGGCCGGGGCACTCTGCCTCCATAGTGTGGGTTGGTGTTTTGCGAGTCAGTGATGTTAGGCCTTAAGATCTTTTTTGGTAGTTCCAGCATCATGTAATTGGCACTTTGTTCTACTgaccgtgtgcgtgtgcccggttTAGACCCGCGTTGTATTAGTACTTTTATCTCTTCTTAATGgaatgatgcgcagctctcctgcgtattttagagaaaaaaaagagtgcTAGTTTCCTTTTCAATTAACGCTAAATTGTTGGCGTGAATTTGCCTTCGGATACTAAAATGTGTTGTCTGTTGATTTTACGGAGTGGATACTAGATTGCAGGAGCAAATGCTGTATGCTAAAATGCAGGAGTATTGAGAGAAATCAGGATTTTGGATCCGTCTGAAAGAAGGGTTTCGATCTAAGGCCCATTTTTCCAAGAAGAGTTGACACCAGTGCCCAGCCGAAGAGGTTGTGTATGAGCTGGGCCGTGGAAACCACAGCGGCAGGCCGTCCGTGCAGCACCAGCTCGATGAAAACACAGGCCCAAATCTCCGCCGAcggaaaaaaaatgtaaaaaataAAACCTTATCATGATCTCCGctcccccccaaaaaaaagagaaataaattTAATCTCATCGTGATCGGCGACTTCGTTCCGTTACGCCTCGTCTCGTCTGCCAACGCACCACGGCGTGGTCGGGACTCTAGGGAAGCGAGCCGTGCCCGTCTCTCCGATCCCCTCCACGCTCGcccccatccccgccgccgccgctgacgccGTCGGCGAAGTTGATACCACCTGCACAGCAAGGTGGGGGCATACACAACACACCAATCACCCTCTCAGCCACTTCGCCCGCAACTGCCCTCACACAAATTTCCCGAAATCTCCGCTTCCTCCTCTCGTGTCCTCAGCTAGCCAGCTCTCTCTGTCGCGCGCGCGTCTTCTgggctgctcgccgccgccggcgcggcatCTTCTTCTCCGACCGATCAAACCCATTGATCGATCATGGCGTCGTCGagcgcggcggctgctgctagTGACAGCCAGGGCGGCCTGAAGGCTCGGGATGTCTGCATCGTCGGCGTCGCCCGCACGCCCATCGGCGCGCTGCTCGGGTCGCTGTCGTCTCTCCCGGCCACCAAGCTCGGCTCCATCGCCATCCAGGGTACGTCCCCCTCCCTTGCCAGTCCCTCGTCTCCAGCGGATTGGCTGCGCCCATAACAACCCATTAACGAATCCTTCCCTGTGTGATTCTTACCAAATCGGCAAATCCCAATGCGTCAGGCGCTCTCAGGAGGGCGAATGTCGACCCGGCGCTCGTGCAGGAGGTGTTCATGGGCAACGTCCTCAGCGCCAACCTCGGCCAGGCCCCGGCGAGGCAGGCCGCCCTCGGcgcaggcttgcccaacaccgTCCCCTGCACCACCGTCAACAAAGTTTGCTCCTCAGGAATGAAGGGTACTACTACTAGCTGCTAGTTGTTAATTGATTGTTAATTACCCTTGCAATGTGGAGGCTTATCCTGGCACGTTGCCACCAACTTGTTGCAGCTGTCATGTTTGCGGCGCAGAGTATTCAGCTGGGGATCAATGACGTTGTGGTCGCTGGTGGAATGGAGAGCATGTCAAATGCCCCCAAATATGTGGCTGAAGCAAGGTTCATTTCTATTC encodes the following:
- the LOC117858987 gene encoding uncharacterized protein encodes the protein MAAPPLLRQWRRIAVLAAVLALHLGAAVAQSPTTPAAPTTPAAPTTPAAPTTPAAPTTPATPTTPAAPTTPAAPTTPAAPTTPAAPTTPAAPTTPAAPTTPAAPTTPAAPAPTATPAAPANPPPTPATPAPAATPVPPSKPPPAAPAVAPAKPPPVTPPPVVTPPPSTPPPATPPAVLPPAAAPPPTATPPAEAPATLPPATPAPVAEAPATLPPAEAPSKGKNKHKRRRKQHGKKEAPAEAPQPLSPPAPAAPSPADLEDVSGPAPSAFDVNASSRQHQHWGVAVLQTAMAALLLSLAW